Proteins from one Oscillatoria nigro-viridis PCC 7112 genomic window:
- the pedR gene encoding photosynthetic electron transport-dependent transcriptional regulator PedR → MSGIVSGTPVTLSDRELQVVELVAAGLTNEKIAEKLEISKRTVDNHISNILNKTRADNRVTLVRWALQWGKVCLDNINCCPLPGPIDKEVS, encoded by the coding sequence ATGAGTGGGATTGTCTCTGGAACCCCTGTCACCCTGTCGGACAGAGAATTACAAGTGGTAGAGTTAGTAGCGGCGGGATTGACTAATGAGAAAATTGCCGAAAAGTTAGAGATTAGCAAGCGTACAGTTGACAACCACATTAGCAATATCTTGAACAAGACGCGCGCTGACAATCGAGTTACGCTTGTACGCTGGGCGTTGCAGTGGGGAAAGGTATGTTTGGACAATATTAACTGCTGCCCTCTACCGGGACCGATCGATAAAGAAGTATCTTAA
- a CDS encoding carbohydrate kinase family protein encodes MTYPRVLCLGEVLFDCLADKPGVSLEEVESWTAYPGGAPANVACALVKLGTAAGFIGAVGGDEFGNSLVQVLQEVGVDIAGVQRHPSAPTRQVYVLRNEAGDRNFAGFGEFDTADFADTRLLAAQLPEVLFENAEYLVLGTLELAYPESREAIARAIELAEQYDVKIILDINWRPVFWPNPDEAKARIRKILKKVDFVKLSEEEAEWLFDTTDPGAITYRLDSVEGVLVTAAEKGCAYCISENEGKIPAFTVDVEDTTGAGDGFLAGFVSQLCKVGIKSLATPEITKKVVNYANAVGSMTAMKPGAIAAQPTAAEVEAFLYLYKN; translated from the coding sequence ATGACTTATCCTCGCGTTCTGTGTCTGGGTGAAGTTTTATTTGATTGTTTAGCAGACAAACCAGGAGTATCTCTCGAAGAGGTAGAATCTTGGACGGCATATCCCGGCGGTGCTCCTGCTAATGTTGCCTGTGCTTTGGTTAAATTGGGGACGGCGGCGGGATTTATCGGTGCTGTAGGTGGGGATGAATTCGGGAATTCCCTAGTGCAGGTATTGCAAGAAGTAGGGGTTGATATTGCTGGAGTGCAGCGACATCCAAGTGCGCCGACGCGGCAAGTTTATGTTTTGCGGAATGAAGCGGGCGATCGAAATTTTGCCGGTTTTGGCGAATTCGATACTGCGGATTTTGCAGACACCCGTCTCCTTGCTGCACAACTACCCGAAGTGCTGTTTGAAAATGCCGAATATTTAGTGCTAGGCACTTTAGAATTAGCTTATCCTGAAAGTCGAGAGGCGATCGCCCGGGCGATCGAACTAGCAGAACAGTACGATGTTAAAATTATACTTGACATCAATTGGCGTCCAGTGTTTTGGCCAAATCCAGACGAAGCAAAAGCGCGCATTAGAAAAATTTTAAAAAAAGTTGATTTTGTCAAGTTATCTGAGGAAGAAGCCGAATGGTTGTTTGACACTACCGACCCTGGAGCTATTACCTACCGCCTCGATTCCGTAGAAGGCGTTTTGGTGACTGCAGCCGAGAAAGGTTGCGCTTATTGTATATCGGAAAATGAAGGAAAAATCCCCGCATTTACAGTAGATGTTGAGGATACAACAGGTGCAGGCGACGGTTTTCTGGCTGGTTTTGTCAGCCAATTGTGCAAGGTGGGAATTAAGAGTTTAGCCACTCCCGAAATAACAAAAAAAGTTGTAAATTATGCGAATGCGGTAGGTTCGATGACAGCGATGAAACCGGGTGCAATTGCCGCTCAACCAACCGCCGCTGAAGTAGAAGCTTTCTTGTATTTGTACAAAAATTAG
- a CDS encoding gluconokinase, producing MITIVMGVSGSGKTTVGKLLAQSLNWDFSDADDFHPSANIDKMSRGIPLEDADRLPWLLQLQAAIDRWLLENKNVVLACSALKKSYREMLYRDQKRMKIVYLKGSFQLLAARLKNRENHYMKADLLLSQLDSLEEPEDAMIVDASQPLELILRQIRIHLMCG from the coding sequence ATGATTACGATCGTGATGGGAGTCTCAGGTTCTGGCAAAACTACTGTCGGCAAGTTGCTGGCGCAATCTCTCAACTGGGATTTCAGCGATGCCGACGATTTTCACCCATCAGCTAATATCGATAAAATGAGTCGGGGCATTCCTTTAGAAGATGCGGATCGCCTTCCTTGGCTATTACAATTGCAAGCTGCAATAGACAGGTGGCTGTTAGAAAATAAAAATGTGGTTTTGGCTTGTTCTGCTTTAAAAAAATCTTACCGCGAAATGCTCTACCGAGACCAAAAGCGAATGAAGATAGTTTATCTAAAAGGTTCTTTTCAGCTATTAGCGGCAAGGCTAAAAAATCGCGAAAATCACTACATGAAAGCAGACTTGCTTTTAAGTCAGTTAGACAGTCTCGAAGAACCAGAAGATGCAATGATCGTAGATGCTTCGCAGCCGTTAGAGTTAATCTTGCGCCAAATTAGAATTCATCTGATGTGCGGTTAA